The genomic region TGGAAGGAATTGCATCAATCCACCACCACTTGCTGCTTGTAATAAAATAGTTGAAATCATCTTGTTTTATTATAATTTATTTGTTTGCTTTTAGTTCACTACCACTTCGCCTTTAAGCTGCACCGTTGTTACGGGCTTTTCTGCATTAGAAGCAATCGTAATAATTTTCTGTTGTTGTCCTATTTGGCCGTTGCTATCGAACTTCACCGAGATTTCTCCAAACTCTCCTGGTTTTACAGGCGTAGAAGTGTAAGTCGGCGTGGTACAACCGCAGCTCGCCGAAACTTGCGCTAATACAACTGGGAAATCACCTGTATTCTTAAATTTGAAAACATGCTCCACAACTTCGCCTTCTTTGATGGTTCCGAAGTTGAATGCATCTTCTTCAAATTCCATCTTTCCGGCTCCCTCTTGGGTACCAGCTATTGCTGTAGAATCTTGGCTTACGTTTGTATTTTCTTTACTGTTGTTGTTGCAAGCTGTAAACATTAAAGCGCTTGCAAACAATACGAGACTTAACTTTTTCATAGTAATTATGCGATTAGACCTCTACCCTCTTTCTTAATACGACGTTGAGTAGTAAGGTCGGATAAAATCTTGTCTAAGATACCATTGATAAAGGTACTACTTTTTAAGGTACTAAATGCCTTAGAAAGTTCGATATACTCGTTTATTGTTACTTTTACCGGGATGGTTGGGAAATGAATTAATTCTGTAATAGCCATGCGCATCAACAAGTTGTCGATTAATGCGATACGATCAGCTTCCCAATTTTTAGTCTTTTCCGAGATAAGGTCCTGATATTCCTTTGCATATTTAATCGTCTGCTTTAAGAGGTCTAGGATAAAATCTTTATCCTCGATCCAACTAGGCGTTAAGTCAGCAAGTTGGTTTTTTGCAGGAACTTCGCTGCTAAAGTTTTTGAATGTTTTGGCTATCATGGCCTGCAATACCTCGCGGTCCACTGGCCAGTTGATAAAACGTGCTTCGAAAGCTTGTTCTACATCGGTCGACTTAAGAATTAATTTCTTAAAGATATATTTGATGATATCTTTTTCTGTTGAAATAGAGCGATCTTCTTGTTCTAGGTATTCTAAGTAAGCCTCAGACTCTTTAAGCTGGGCAAAGATAGAACGAACAATTTCAGGGTCATAGCTCCAATCAACTTTATAACGTTTTACCTTCTCTAAATATTCGCGGTTTTGACGCAAAGATTCAATAAAGGTATTGCTGTTTAATTTTGTTGAAGAAAACGTCTGATCTTTCACCGAAGGAATCCATTTATTGGCAATACCTTCCACATCTATCAATACATATTCGGCCACCTCATCCAATAGATTCAGTGTCCATATGTACATCTCATCAACTTCCTCTACATTTTTCAGTAGACTTTTCTCAAAATCAGGAAGGTTTTTATCTTCCGATAAACTGTAGGCATACAATACTTGCATAACCTTAACCCGAAGGTGTCTTCTATTTAGCATAATTTTATAAAGAACGAATGTTTAATAAAGAACGATATTATACTATTATCTTAATTTCTTCATGTCGGAAATACGCTTTTCCGCAAGCTCTTTTGCCGCTTGATGTGTAGAAATATTTTCTTCGTTAGCCTTTTGGATCACGTGTCTTGTCGCGGTATAGATATGGCGGATCAAGTAATCTGTACGATCTGCACCATAGCCTTCCAACTCCGAGAAGCAGCTAATTAAAGCTCCTGAGTTGATCAAAAAGTCTGGCGTATAAAGAATATTGTTATCTTTTAATAATTGTGTTGTTACCTCTTCGTCTAACAACTGATTGTTTGCTGAACCAGCGATGATTTTACAACGCATACGGGGAACCGTGTCTGGGTTAACTGTTCCACCTAATGCACATGGCGCATACACGTCAGCATCTAGTTCAAAACTTGTAGAGTAAGTGATAGGCTCCGCTTTATATTTCGCAGCAATCTTCATCTTACGTTCTTCTGTCATGTCAGAAACATATACACGCGCATTCTCAGCACGTAATAAGGATACCAAATGCTCCCCAACACTTCCTACACCCTGCACAGCGATTTTTCTGCCCGCCAGGTTATCATCTCCATAAAGCTCCTTAATAGCAGCTTTAATTCCATAATAAACTCCTTTTGCAGCAAAAACTGTGGTGTCGCCAGCGCCATTCAATGAAGTAGGCAAACCTGCTACGTAGTTTGTTTCTGCGTGGATGTGCTCCAGATCTTTTTGCGTAGTACCCACATCGATAGAAGCAATAAAATTACCATTCAAACCATTGATGAAACGTCCGAAGCGACGCATCAATACTTCTGATTTTTCCGTTCTATTATTCCCGATAATGATTGCACTACCACCACCCAAATTTAATCCTGCCAATGAGGATTTATAGGTAATAGCTTTTGACAGACGCAATGCATCCTCAATAGCCTCAGCCTCTGTTGCGTATGGTAACATACGAACTCCGCCGATCGCCGGCCCTAATGTAGTATCATGGATAGCTACGATTGCTTTTAATCCGACCTCTTTGTCGTTACAGAAAAATAGGTTTTGATGGTCAGATATACGCATCAAGTCGAAAAGTGAGGAATTATCCCTTTGCATAATTGAACATAATTTTACAGCTACAAAAGTAGCAATATTTTTGCATGGAATCGTATCCACAAGCAAATAATTAGGTTACCGACGATAGATTTGAAATTTTATATAGC from Sphingobacterium sp. BN32 harbors:
- a CDS encoding DUF1573 domain-containing protein; this translates as MKKLSLVLFASALMFTACNNNSKENTNVSQDSTAIAGTQEGAGKMEFEEDAFNFGTIKEGEVVEHVFKFKNTGDFPVVLAQVSASCGCTTPTYTSTPVKPGEFGEISVKFDSNGQIGQQQKIITIASNAEKPVTTVQLKGEVVVN
- the nusB gene encoding transcription antitermination factor NusB translates to MLNRRHLRVKVMQVLYAYSLSEDKNLPDFEKSLLKNVEEVDEMYIWTLNLLDEVAEYVLIDVEGIANKWIPSVKDQTFSSTKLNSNTFIESLRQNREYLEKVKRYKVDWSYDPEIVRSIFAQLKESEAYLEYLEQEDRSISTEKDIIKYIFKKLILKSTDVEQAFEARFINWPVDREVLQAMIAKTFKNFSSEVPAKNQLADLTPSWIEDKDFILDLLKQTIKYAKEYQDLISEKTKNWEADRIALIDNLLMRMAITELIHFPTIPVKVTINEYIELSKAFSTLKSSTFINGILDKILSDLTTQRRIKKEGRGLIA
- a CDS encoding Glu/Leu/Phe/Val dehydrogenase; this encodes MQRDNSSLFDLMRISDHQNLFFCNDKEVGLKAIVAIHDTTLGPAIGGVRMLPYATEAEAIEDALRLSKAITYKSSLAGLNLGGGSAIIIGNNRTEKSEVLMRRFGRFINGLNGNFIASIDVGTTQKDLEHIHAETNYVAGLPTSLNGAGDTTVFAAKGVYYGIKAAIKELYGDDNLAGRKIAVQGVGSVGEHLVSLLRAENARVYVSDMTEERKMKIAAKYKAEPITYSTSFELDADVYAPCALGGTVNPDTVPRMRCKIIAGSANNQLLDEEVTTQLLKDNNILYTPDFLINSGALISCFSELEGYGADRTDYLIRHIYTATRHVIQKANEENISTHQAAKELAEKRISDMKKLR